A region from the Thermodesulforhabdaceae bacterium genome encodes:
- a CDS encoding sialidase family protein: MARFLRSTILITIASLFIIAATTVSFALEFNEESFEKYKLDLQKPRYISISPDENIWIHFTTAENAIIAKSLKSKDKDFVINDSGKPNASGSIWAFQKDYIYFVWREKSDDKSLVFRSLNLKDLSLSSPIVVDKDSQPLTRIKLGATEKGLVKIVWYGEKADSKGRRYSIYSADSKDFGKSFTKTLDLTPQSRASLYPSLLVDEKGNSYMFTEVVNENGREMIFRKDTGKGWEEPVSLGKVGVVSLYIRPLKVGNRIMVFWFNSYEGTPVTEMAYSDDEGKTWERKALEVTRGLDLTGMQAVSGGEGQSVYLAISGVDIKVAEKDKDKKEEQEDVKKRKDTVYLLYSHDGGKTFSNLIHLRHYPYSHTRANLPNIAARGKDLVVAWTDYRNIRSNIYMNYSKDGGITWQKEDIPLEEPGKFNTVLHWDVNNLVSLKDKYYLLCHRFKDDSMDVAYPVIIEFKIDK, translated from the coding sequence ATGGCAAGATTTTTAAGATCCACTATTTTAATAACAATAGCCTCTTTATTTATAATTGCAGCGACAACAGTTTCTTTTGCACTGGAGTTTAACGAAGAGAGTTTTGAAAAGTATAAGTTAGATCTTCAGAAACCACGATATATTAGTATTTCCCCTGATGAAAATATATGGATCCATTTTACCACAGCAGAAAATGCCATAATTGCCAAATCCCTTAAATCAAAAGATAAAGACTTCGTGATAAATGATAGCGGCAAACCCAACGCTTCAGGAAGCATATGGGCTTTTCAAAAGGATTACATCTACTTTGTATGGAGAGAAAAATCGGACGATAAAAGCCTTGTTTTCCGGAGCCTTAATCTAAAAGACTTGTCTTTAAGCAGTCCCATTGTGGTGGACAAAGATAGCCAACCCCTTACACGAATTAAACTGGGAGCCACAGAAAAGGGGCTTGTAAAGATCGTATGGTATGGAGAAAAAGCCGATTCCAAAGGAAGAAGATACTCCATCTACTCAGCCGATTCAAAAGATTTCGGAAAAAGCTTTACCAAAACTCTAGACCTGACACCTCAGAGCAGAGCTTCCCTCTACCCGAGCCTTTTAGTAGATGAAAAGGGCAACTCCTATATGTTCACGGAGGTCGTCAATGAAAATGGAAGGGAGATGATTTTCCGAAAGGATACTGGAAAGGGATGGGAAGAACCGGTTTCCCTTGGAAAAGTCGGTGTCGTTTCCCTATACATAAGACCCCTTAAGGTAGGAAACAGGATTATGGTGTTCTGGTTCAATTCTTATGAAGGAACGCCTGTCACCGAAATGGCTTATTCCGACGATGAAGGTAAGACCTGGGAAAGGAAAGCTTTGGAAGTCACAAGAGGTCTAGATCTTACGGGGATGCAGGCAGTATCTGGTGGTGAGGGACAGAGTGTTTATCTTGCCATAAGTGGAGTTGATATAAAAGTAGCTGAGAAGGATAAGGATAAAAAAGAGGAGCAGGAAGATGTAAAGAAGAGGAAAGATACTGTTTACCTTCTCTATTCTCACGATGGCGGAAAAACTTTTTCAAATCTCATTCATCTACGTCATTATCCTTACAGTCACACCAGAGCAAACCTTCCTAATATAGCAGCTCGAGGAAAAGATTTAGTCGTAGCCTGGACAGATTATAGAAACATAAGATCCAACATTTACATGAATTACTCTAAAGATGGGGGAATTACCTGGCAGAAAGAAGATATTCCCCTGGAAGAACCAGGAAAATTCAATACGGTGCTTCACTGGGATGTTAATAATCTTGTGTCTCTCAAAGACAAATACTACCTGCTATGCCACCGGTTTAAAGACGATAGCATGGATGTGGCTTATCCTGTAATTATCGAATTCAAGATCGATAAGTAA
- a CDS encoding radical SAM/SPASM domain-containing protein yields MGNSRVRLNMKSKIFNQIKHFLEKWAKTGDAEKDVISSPILTPMPQMVYLELTNHCNLRCIMCTFHSPFSPCLVDGKPPRKKGFMKKELAFKIIDELGLSEQPITVALHGAGEPLLYKEVPEVVARANCYPNLNIGFLTNAMLLTPEISRKLIESGLKWVSFSIDGNSPDLFERYRKGADLETVLKNAMNFLEITKEIGTGIVTHVNMTVQEEMWQQVDDFVDFWLPLVDRVSISPCRPMGSRRSPLVTPEAQRIPCPMLFFMMVIYWDGKVGLCCEDWFNEGCMGDVEKEGVAGVWRGKRFQWARQMHKKKLYHKVPLCGDCDIWFNGTPEISRDEFRKCTVTKNAWQWEYRKDAL; encoded by the coding sequence ATGGGAAATAGCCGGGTAAGACTTAATATGAAAAGCAAAATATTCAATCAGATAAAACACTTTCTGGAAAAATGGGCGAAAACTGGAGATGCAGAGAAAGATGTTATATCATCGCCAATACTTACTCCAATGCCTCAGATGGTATATCTTGAACTTACCAACCACTGCAACCTTCGCTGTATTATGTGCACTTTTCACAGTCCCTTTTCGCCGTGCCTTGTTGATGGCAAACCTCCAAGGAAAAAAGGTTTCATGAAAAAAGAGCTTGCTTTCAAAATAATAGATGAATTGGGCTTATCCGAACAACCCATTACAGTGGCTCTTCATGGGGCTGGCGAACCACTTCTTTATAAAGAAGTGCCTGAAGTGGTGGCTAGAGCGAATTGCTATCCCAATTTAAACATCGGATTTCTAACAAATGCCATGTTGCTTACTCCGGAAATATCCAGAAAACTTATAGAAAGCGGACTCAAATGGGTAAGCTTCAGCATAGATGGCAACAGTCCAGACCTGTTTGAAAGATATCGAAAAGGTGCCGACCTGGAGACAGTTTTGAAAAATGCAATGAATTTTCTTGAAATAACTAAAGAAATTGGAACTGGCATCGTAACTCATGTAAACATGACGGTCCAGGAAGAAATGTGGCAACAGGTTGATGACTTTGTGGATTTCTGGCTTCCTCTGGTAGATCGAGTCTCGATTTCGCCATGCCGACCTATGGGAAGCAGACGTAGTCCTCTGGTTACACCCGAAGCACAAAGAATCCCCTGCCCTATGCTTTTTTTCATGATGGTTATTTATTGGGATGGCAAAGTGGGATTGTGTTGTGAAGACTGGTTCAATGAAGGATGCATGGGAGATGTTGAAAAAGAAGGAGTTGCTGGAGTCTGGAGGGGTAAGCGTTTTCAATGGGCAAGGCAAATGCATAAGAAGAAACTTTATCATAAAGTGCCTTTATGTGGCGACTGTGATATATGGTTTAATGGAACACCTGAAATAAGCAGAGATGAATTTAGAAAATGTACCGTAACCAAAAACGCCTGGCAATGGGAGTACAGGAAAGATGCCTTATAG
- a CDS encoding carotenoid biosynthesis protein, translating to MNTVTDFIHLLWNTILFRPYVFIFLGFYILSASLFFGVKRTLAFIPLGYSVAWVSEWCSTHYGIPYGFYRYIPDTIHKELWVGGVPFMDSLSYVFLSYAAYGTTFFLFLRYKLPIESFSSWRFTFLGAFLLIVLDIIIDPVALRGDEWFLGKIYEYPSGGIYFGVPLSNFGGWFLVGIVLMRFLQWFGKPRLAFPPRNSGLFLAVGLYIAVLIFNLSVTAYIGAWQLLAADMVVLSLSFLICRKVLLYWSSHTAIRDLS from the coding sequence ATGAACACCGTAACCGATTTTATTCATCTGCTCTGGAATACGATTTTATTTCGTCCTTATGTTTTTATTTTTCTGGGATTTTACATACTTTCCGCTTCTCTATTTTTTGGCGTGAAAAGAACCCTTGCCTTTATACCTCTGGGATATTCAGTTGCCTGGGTATCAGAATGGTGTTCGACTCACTACGGAATTCCCTACGGCTTCTATCGTTACATTCCCGACACGATTCATAAGGAACTGTGGGTAGGGGGTGTTCCTTTCATGGATTCTCTTTCTTACGTTTTTCTGAGTTATGCCGCCTATGGAACAACTTTCTTTTTGTTTTTGCGGTATAAGTTGCCTATAGAAAGTTTTTCATCATGGCGGTTTACTTTTCTGGGAGCATTCCTTCTCATTGTTCTGGATATAATCATTGATCCTGTTGCACTTAGAGGCGATGAATGGTTTCTCGGGAAAATTTACGAATATCCTTCGGGAGGGATCTATTTCGGTGTGCCTCTTTCGAACTTTGGGGGATGGTTTCTTGTGGGTATTGTGCTTATGCGTTTTCTTCAGTGGTTTGGAAAGCCCCGACTTGCTTTTCCACCCCGTAATTCAGGGCTTTTCCTGGCTGTAGGACTTTACATTGCCGTGCTTATTTTCAATCTTTCTGTGACGGCTTACATTGGAGCCTGGCAATTGCTTGCAGCTGATATGGTTGTGCTCTCTTTGAGCTTTCTTATATGCCGCAAGGTTTTACTTTACTGGTCTTCCCACACAGCAATAAGAGATCTTTCATGA
- a CDS encoding class I SAM-dependent methyltransferase → MPYSNLEQLPAIIYEIKNQKPRSIIDVGCGIGVYGFMIRIYLEMYDDEKNFLKKLLSSLWDIRIDAIEGFRPYLDFIPRWAYDRIMVGDALDILPKIREKSYDLALAVAILEHLEKQDGDLFLEELKRISRKVIVSVPQIWGPQNVPDNPLENHRSHWVWKDFEKRGFSRFVPHERSLIAVWEDQ, encoded by the coding sequence ATGCCTTATAGTAATCTAGAACAGCTTCCAGCTATCATTTATGAAATCAAGAACCAAAAGCCAAGATCAATTATTGATGTGGGATGCGGCATTGGAGTTTATGGCTTCATGATTCGAATTTATCTGGAAATGTATGACGACGAAAAAAACTTCCTGAAAAAACTTCTTTCATCCCTCTGGGACATAAGAATAGATGCCATAGAGGGATTCAGACCATACCTGGATTTCATTCCTCGCTGGGCTTATGACAGAATTATGGTGGGAGATGCACTGGATATACTCCCAAAAATCCGTGAGAAAAGTTATGACCTGGCTCTAGCTGTGGCTATACTGGAACATCTAGAGAAACAAGATGGAGACTTATTCTTAGAAGAACTCAAAAGGATCTCTCGTAAGGTGATCGTTAGCGTTCCCCAAATATGGGGTCCTCAGAATGTTCCGGATAATCCACTGGAAAATCACAGATCACACTGGGTCTGGAAAGACTTTGAAAAACGGGGATTTTCACGATTTGTTCCTCATGAAAGATCTCTTATTGCTGTGTGGGAAGACCAGTAA
- a CDS encoding ABC transporter ATP-binding protein, translated as MKEKAILTLINVSKAYRLYAKPSDRLKEIIFRQPYHKLFYALKNISLELKKGESLGIIGDNGAGKSTLLQIIAGTLKPTSGTVEVSGKVLAILELGIGFHPELTGRENVIQYAQILGYSLSYIEEKLPEIMEFAELGSFIEQPVKTYSSGMVMRLAFSVVACLDPEIMIIDEALAVGDVYFQKKCIDKITEYRKSGGTLLFCSHALYQVTRVSDRVIWIKDGSIWMDGDPEEVVAAYEWELLERERRKQEEAEKPRTLSTAPVKIIDFYIENHQPLRRGSDIVFYIKTKSAVETAKYHVSVSIKSPTGWGIYVAATHFDGMSPLAGSQTLILRFPKAPIIGGHYYAQARILDSEGLMIYDEKRIDNFQLEKVHGEIGSCYLEHLWEIAG; from the coding sequence ATGAAAGAGAAAGCTATTCTTACTCTAATCAATGTTTCCAAAGCTTACAGGCTTTATGCCAAACCATCTGACCGTTTAAAGGAAATCATATTTAGACAGCCCTACCATAAGCTTTTCTACGCTCTAAAAAACATTTCCCTTGAACTGAAAAAAGGAGAATCTCTTGGCATTATTGGAGATAACGGAGCCGGAAAGAGCACTCTACTCCAGATTATCGCAGGAACTCTCAAACCCACCTCTGGAACTGTGGAAGTTAGCGGCAAAGTTCTGGCAATACTGGAGCTCGGTATAGGTTTCCACCCTGAACTCACAGGACGAGAAAATGTCATCCAGTATGCTCAGATTCTGGGATACAGTCTTTCCTACATAGAGGAAAAACTTCCCGAGATTATGGAATTTGCAGAGTTGGGAAGCTTCATTGAACAGCCTGTTAAAACCTATTCTTCCGGTATGGTCATGCGTCTTGCCTTTTCAGTCGTAGCCTGCCTTGATCCGGAAATTATGATCATTGATGAAGCCCTGGCAGTGGGAGATGTGTATTTCCAGAAAAAATGTATAGACAAAATTACCGAATACAGGAAGTCAGGAGGCACTCTTCTCTTCTGCTCTCACGCGTTATACCAGGTAACAAGAGTCAGTGATAGAGTAATCTGGATAAAGGACGGTTCTATATGGATGGACGGCGACCCTGAGGAAGTGGTAGCAGCCTATGAGTGGGAACTCCTGGAAAGAGAACGAAGAAAGCAGGAGGAGGCGGAAAAGCCCAGAACGTTATCAACCGCTCCGGTTAAAATAATTGATTTCTACATTGAAAATCACCAGCCCCTCAGGCGTGGATCTGATATAGTCTTTTACATAAAAACTAAATCGGCTGTAGAAACCGCAAAATATCATGTTTCTGTTTCTATAAAATCTCCTACCGGTTGGGGCATTTATGTTGCGGCAACTCATTTTGATGGCATGTCGCCTCTTGCAGGAAGCCAGACTTTAATTTTACGATTCCCCAAAGCACCCATTATTGGAGGACATTATTACGCTCAGGCACGAATACTGGATAGCGAAGGGCTTATGATATACGACGAAAAAAGAATAGATAATTTCCAGCTCGAAAAAGTTCATGGAGAAATTGGAAGTTGTTACCTGGAGCACCTATGGGAAATAGCCGGGTAA
- a CDS encoding peptide-binding protein produces the protein MKSRKFLLFAIFVFLCALVVISIWVSKPSSVEGNVLGNRLVMHLSAEPATLNPITATDAYAAQVNDFIYESLLKRDEKTMELVPLLAKGWAVSGDHLVYTFFLRDDVKWHDGTPFTARDVLFSYERIMDPAVDALHLRNYYQDIVKVEALDDHTVRFTYRQPYFKALEVCGTMPIVPAHLFEKGGNFNAHPIGRSPVGTGPYVFKKWETGKEIVLEKNPDYWGEKPAISEIVFKIITDSTVALQVLKQEGLDVMGLRPIQWVYQTRGKRFQKHFQKLSYHTPQYSFIGWNLRKPLFQDRRVRQAMTMLLDRKIILEKILFGLGTIVSGPFYVNSPEYNKAIEPYPYDPDQAKKLLEEAGWVDHDGDGIRDKDGMPFSFEFLISAGSKFAEQLATIFQENLKEAGIRMTIRRLEWAVFIQKIQSHDFDACTLGWSLGWESDPYQVWHSSQQEGGSNFVGFANEEADRIIEEARREFDPERRRRLYHRLHEILHEEQPYIFLFTTRALVAVNRRFGNVHVYPMGLNPREWRIIGEKVQED, from the coding sequence GAAAAGCCGAAAATTTTTGCTATTTGCCATCTTCGTGTTTTTGTGCGCTCTGGTGGTAATTTCCATATGGGTGTCAAAGCCATCATCCGTTGAAGGAAACGTACTGGGCAACCGTCTTGTAATGCATCTTAGCGCCGAACCTGCCACACTGAATCCCATCACAGCAACGGATGCCTACGCCGCTCAGGTAAATGACTTTATTTACGAATCCCTTCTTAAACGAGACGAAAAAACAATGGAACTGGTGCCGCTTCTTGCAAAAGGCTGGGCGGTTTCGGGAGATCATCTTGTTTACACTTTTTTTCTCAGAGACGATGTTAAATGGCACGACGGAACACCTTTTACAGCCAGAGATGTTCTTTTTAGCTACGAACGAATCATGGATCCGGCGGTAGATGCTCTTCATCTCAGAAATTACTATCAGGACATCGTCAAAGTTGAAGCTCTGGATGATCACACCGTAAGGTTTACCTACCGTCAACCCTATTTTAAAGCTCTGGAAGTTTGCGGCACCATGCCCATCGTGCCGGCTCATCTTTTTGAAAAAGGCGGAAACTTCAATGCTCATCCTATAGGAAGATCCCCTGTTGGCACGGGACCTTATGTATTCAAGAAATGGGAGACCGGCAAAGAGATTGTGCTCGAAAAAAATCCAGACTACTGGGGCGAAAAACCAGCCATATCAGAGATTGTCTTTAAGATCATCACTGACTCCACTGTGGCTTTGCAGGTGCTCAAGCAGGAAGGACTTGATGTGATGGGGTTACGTCCTATACAGTGGGTTTATCAAACGAGAGGAAAACGCTTTCAGAAGCACTTCCAGAAGCTTAGCTATCATACGCCGCAATATAGCTTTATCGGCTGGAATTTAAGGAAGCCTCTTTTTCAGGACAGGCGAGTTCGCCAGGCGATGACAATGCTTTTAGATAGAAAAATTATTCTTGAAAAAATTCTTTTTGGTTTAGGAACAATCGTCTCTGGACCTTTTTATGTGAACAGCCCTGAATACAACAAAGCGATTGAACCTTATCCATACGATCCCGATCAAGCAAAGAAACTTCTCGAAGAAGCAGGCTGGGTGGATCACGATGGCGATGGGATCCGTGACAAAGATGGGATGCCTTTTTCTTTTGAATTTTTGATTTCTGCTGGATCTAAATTTGCTGAACAGCTAGCAACGATCTTTCAGGAAAATCTTAAAGAAGCAGGCATTCGCATGACGATTCGGCGACTTGAATGGGCTGTTTTTATCCAAAAGATTCAATCCCATGATTTTGATGCTTGCACTCTGGGATGGAGCCTTGGATGGGAATCTGATCCCTATCAGGTGTGGCATTCATCCCAGCAGGAAGGTGGATCCAATTTTGTAGGATTTGCAAACGAAGAAGCTGACAGGATCATAGAAGAAGCCCGGCGAGAATTTGATCCTGAAAGGCGGCGCAGGCTTTATCACAGGCTTCACGAGATCCTTCATGAAGAACAGCCCTATATTTTTCTATTTACGACCAGGGCTCTGGTAGCGGTTAACAGGCGCTTTGGCAACGTTCATGTCTATCCCATGGGTCTCAACCCCAGGGAATGGCGTATTATCGGGGAAAAAGTTCAGGAAGACTAG
- a CDS encoding glycosyltransferase, with protein MDWKEVTRTRISSRSAPRVIWVGRISLEKRIDFIMKAFSIFSKEKSNARLILVGDGPYKDHYFRYSQDIGISDKVEWTGYKEDVFTYLLEGHVFVHACISEEFGYTLVEAMATGLPVIAYDCPHGPGEVLDGGKYGLLVKSEEEMGLGLLEMFEDLSLWRYFSEKSIERSRYYDIELISKQYATFFERILR; from the coding sequence ATGGATTGGAAAGAAGTCACAAGAACAAGAATTTCAAGCCGGTCTGCTCCAAGGGTAATTTGGGTGGGAAGAATATCTCTGGAGAAGCGAATTGATTTCATCATGAAAGCCTTTTCTATCTTTTCGAAGGAGAAAAGTAACGCAAGGCTTATTCTTGTGGGTGATGGTCCATACAAAGATCATTATTTTCGGTATAGTCAAGACATTGGCATAAGCGATAAGGTTGAATGGACAGGCTATAAAGAAGATGTTTTTACCTATCTCCTGGAAGGTCATGTTTTTGTTCATGCTTGTATTTCTGAAGAATTTGGCTACACTCTTGTGGAAGCCATGGCAACCGGACTTCCTGTAATAGCTTATGACTGCCCCCACGGTCCTGGTGAAGTTTTAGATGGGGGAAAATATGGATTACTTGTAAAATCAGAGGAAGAAATGGGTCTTGGTTTGCTGGAAATGTTTGAAGATCTTTCTCTATGGCGATACTTTTCCGAAAAGTCTATTGAAAGATCAAGATATTACGACATTGAGCTTATTTCGAAGCAATACGCAACATTTTTTGAACGCATACTGAGATGA